From the Anaeromyxobacter dehalogenans 2CP-1 genome, the window CCTCCCTACTTCTGGTCCTTCCCGGCGGCCATCTCGCCCCGGACGTCGGCGGCCATGAGGTCCTCCTTCGCGCCGGAGACCTCCAGGATCTGGTCGAACAGCGCCAGCGTCTCCTGGACCTCCTCCGGCGGGATGCGCCGGATGGCGAAGCCCACGTGGTTGAGCACGTAGTCGCCGACCTGCACCGGCTCGTCCACGATGTCGAGGCGGAGCGACTTGCGCACGCCGAAGAAGTCCACCGTGGCGTCGAGCCCGTCGATGGCGATGACCTTCCCTGGAACCCCGAGGCACATGTCTTCCGTCTCCTCCAGCGGCCGGCGCTAGGCGCGGGCCACCGCGTCGGCGACCACCGCCTGGCCGAGCGCGATCCCGCCGTCGCCGGGCGGCACCTCGCCGTGCTGGTATACCGCGAACTCCCCGTCCAGCCGCGCGCGGATCGCCTCCGCGAGCCGCGCGTTCTGGAAGCAGCCGCCGGTCAGCACCACCGGCAGCTTCCCCGTCCGGCGCGCCGCGCGCCGGACCTGCTCGGCGCCGGCCGCGGCGAGCGCCGCGTGGAACCGGGCCGACATCTCCCCCGCCGGCCGGGCCGCGAGGACGTCCGCGGCGAGCGCACGCCAGAGCGGGCGCAGGTCGAGCGCCTCCACCGGCCCGGACGCGTCGAGGTCGAACGGGTAGGGCGCCGCCTCGTGGCCGTGCGCGG encodes:
- a CDS encoding HypC/HybG/HupF family hydrogenase formation chaperone, with product MCLGVPGKVIAIDGLDATVDFFGVRKSLRLDIVDEPVQVGDYVLNHVGFAIRRIPPEEVQETLALFDQILEVSGAKEDLMAADVRGEMAAGKDQK